The segment CCATTTCCCAGCTCCCATTCCTGGAGCCGACACCTTAAGAAACACGTCCTGTTCCCTGACAACGCGCACAAACAGAACCCCGCTAACACGACTCCGCTGCTGCGTGTTCAACAGGATCACAGACAGCGTGACAGCACCCTGCACCGGGGCTGCTCCTGCGGCCCCTCAGCCTCCAATCACAGGCGGGTCACATTTCCTCACCGGCTCCTCCACAGCCGGACACGCAGGTTGCTTCCACACTTGCGTTCTTCCACCACAGCGCATGCTCGCATCTCTCCTGACCTGGGGAAAGTGCCCTTCTCCCACTGTCCATGCCCACACTTACTtgtaagcagcagcagcagcagcagcccacaGTCAGCCAACATGGGCTCTCCAGAGGAAGCAAGTCAAAGGACGGCTCTGTTCCAGTGGGGTTCTAACGCCCCCGGGACTTCCTCCAACAGTCTTGTACTGTCACCCTCGAGAATGTCAGCAGCGCCCACAACAGGGCGTCCTAACACTGCCAAGGCTACAGTCACACTGAAGGAAACCCCAGTCCTGTCACACCTCGCCACCCCACATCCTCCAAATATTCTGATATTTGCCTTGTCAGAGCAACAAAGAGGAAGTCATCGTTCAGAGGTATAAACGTGCTGGCCACGGAAAATACATAGAGCCCTATTCATACCTCAGATGACGCAAGCCTGAACCCTCCTGTGTGTGAATTCTGACtactaaacaaagaaaataaactccACGCAATCTATTCAGTCCAGCAGAGACTGCAACAACATTCATGGAGCAAAGCTACTTTGtatcagccccaggactggagtggGAGAACAAAACAATGGCTGTATGCTCCTTATCTGCACATTTGAAACAAGAGCCTAATTCTTATTCTTTGCGCACgctgtgcgtgcatgcgtgcaatgcacgtgcgtgcgcacgtgtgcggcgtgccagtcctggggcttgaactcaaggcctcaccctCTCAGCTTTTcccatcaaggctggtgctctaccacttgagccacagctcaattttgGCCTctcggtggttaactggaaatagaaaTCTGATGAACTTTGCTGCCAGCGCTGGCTTCAACCCCgaccttagacctcagcctcctgagcggctaggttGCTGATGCGAGCCGACACCTGGACTATATAGTACCTTACGTTTGCATTTGAATTGTGATTGTTGATAACATATtgatatgaaatttatttttgagtattgattttttcccctccgAAATTAGTAAATGCTTAATAAATCATCTCTACGTTCTATTCAATTGTCTAGGTTGACAATTACCTTTGGGAGAAATGGTAACTTGGTTTCTTCCTTTCACTTACACTTTGGTTTTTCACCCttctggttaggaattctagcACATATTTAATAAAGCTTTTATAGTGGGCATCTTAATGTCAAAGTTCTCTTCTATTCCTGGTGTTTAAGAGTTCTTCTACTTCTTGATGAATTTGTTTTACAAGCGCCTTCTGCCTATCTGTTGAGGTaaataatgtttcttttttcttggcgTGTGGGGATTAAACTCAAAACTTCAGCATTAGGATTGCTAGGcaatcacttgagacacaccctcagctctgactttttttctttgttttgatgtATTACACAAAATACTCTAGTCTACAAAAATGCTAGTTATATGAATTAATGTTTACCTTAAGTTTTCTTAGGTTAAACATAGATTGGCAATAAAATATTACCTTTTTGTGTTTTACCTATTACTGGACTGTTTCTTAATAGTTCTACTAATCTCATAAAAGGGACTGGGAAATGTTTACTGTCTTCTCTTCCCTGAAAAAGTAATTCTGCTTgattagttttgtgtgtgtgtgtgtgtgtgtgtgtgtgtgtgtgtgtgtgtgtgtcttttctggCACTCACTGTGTGGCAGACTTGCCAGTGGAGCTAAACTTAAAGTCTTCTTGATGACTTctgactcattttctttttagttcttaGAGAATTATTCATATGTCCTATTCCTTAAAGCAGTGTTGATAGTTTCCTAAGTACTTGCGTGCTTTCTCTAAATTTTCAAATACCTTAAGATAGTTACCCATAATACGTTACTATCTTTTACAGCCTATATCTATAGTTAAactctgttttgtttctgttagCAATTGATTGCATGCCTCAGAGTCCCAAGTCTACACACACTTTAACTCCTCTGGTATACTTCCTGTCCTCTCAGATCAGATGCTTTGGCACAGAGGATTAGGGGCTTTGAGATCTGACTATGTTGCTTGGGAGCAAGTGAGTTTCAGAAGGAACTAGGGTGGGTCTCCCTCATTCTCAGCACTACAGGAGGTACAATAATTATCACAGTCAGAGAAACCACTTCCAGGGCAACTAAAATGACAAAGGAAAGCAGCACAGGCTGATATGGTGAGTTCCAACTCTGGCATTTTgggtgttgtttttattgttggctCGGTTTCTGTTGTCTGTTTGCTTTGGAGATACCCTACATAGAAGACTGGCCTGGAATTTGCTACACAGCCCCAGCTGTGACGgaactcctgctcctcctgcctcagtctgcaggattataggtatgtaccggCACAGCCAGCGGAATTCTGAGTGCTTTCCAACAGCAGCCAGCTTTGATTCAACAGATACCAACTGGGTATGTGCTGGTACCAGTTAGAAGTGAGgtaccctgggctgggaatacggcctagtggcaagagcgcttgcctcctacacatgaagctctcggttcgattccccagcaccacatatatggaaaacggccacaaggggcgctgtggctcaggtggcagagtgctagccttgagcgggaagaagccagggacagtgctcagacccggagtccaaggcccaggactggccaaaaaaaacaaagaagtgagGTACCCTTAGTGTGTCACTAGCAGTTTCTCTGGATTCTTCCTTTGAGGCCCCTAGTTACAGCTTCTTAAACTTGAGGTGAATGCCACCTATTGGCGGCATCACCAAACTGCGATTGGTAGACACCTTTAATGCTAAATTCCGATGTtgctcagaaaaaagaaaaaaaaaaaacctctccaaATACTTGTGTCAGGGCATCATTGTACCCCATAAATGTGTATCGCTCTCAATTAGAAATAAAacttaaagctgggtgctggtggccccatgtctgtaatcccagctactcagcagaaatctgaggattacacttggaagcgagcctgggcaggagagtccatgagactccaattaaccacccaaaaagtcagaggcgagctgtggctcaagtaggtagagtgctagccttgaaaaactcaaggacagtgtgccctggccctgagttcaagcctcaggactggtacaaaaaaaaaattaaataaaacttaaagAGAGTAGGGCAGACACTAGCTAATCTTTGATAGCTTTATACGTACTCTTTCCCAACCTGCGGTAAGTTTTCTATAGTTATTATGTCCTATGATCCTTAGAACAAGCCAATCACTTGCATTTATGTGGTGTATATATTGCTATTTTTGTGGTCACACAGGGTTTAGAAGCCATCTACCTAGATCACAGCCTACCAGCCAAATCTAGTCTGTTGTTGATTTTATGCTCTCGGAGATAAGAATGGTATTTAAGCAATCAAAGAAAACCAACCAATGTTTCTCAAAGATAGAAAATTATTGAAATTCGGTTTAGTGTCCATATAGTGAGTTTAATTGGGACACATGCTCATATTTGCTTACCTATTTTCTATGATTAATCCTGTGCCAGAGGGCTGAGTGACTGCAACAAAGACTGCACCATGCTAAATgcctaaaatgtttactaacaGGATTTACAATGAGTTTCAACCAGACATGGGGAAGATAGAGAGTCCAGTAAAAACATCCCCAATTCCTTATCGACAgtccaaaccaaacaaaccataAACTTGAAGACTTCCTTGTAAGAAGCCCtttaaggactgggaatatggcctagtggtctagtgcttgccttgtataaatgaagccctgaattcaattcctcagaaccacatatatagaaaaagccagaagcggcgctgtggctcaagtggcagagtgataaccttgagcaaaaagaagctcagggacaatgctcaggccctgagttcagtccctaggactggggaaagaaaaaaaaaaaaaaaaaggctttaaatttgggagctggtgactcacacctgtaatcctagctatacaggaggctgagaactgaggattgcagtttgaagccagccgaggcaatAAAGttcctaagattcttatctccaattagccaccaggaaatcagaagtggggcggtggctcaaagtgggagagtgctagtcttgagccagtGGTAGGTACAGATATATTTCACAACCTACAACCCATCAACTTGAAATGGGACTGAAAGTGGTAAGCATCCAATAGTTTTCTCAGACAAGCAACATGCAATGATTGATCCCCTTCAATGCCTCACTGAAGGCTACCATACATATGCTAAGGTGGGAAGGATAGCAAAGCTATGACGCTGCACAGACTAATCACATGCATTTTCGACTTGACCTTCTTTCAACACTTAGGAACAGCAGCCATCCACTCACTCTGCTAAAAGGACTACTTACAAGACACACAGCCTTTCTAGCTTCAGTCCCGCTGACCAACTGAATTCCCTAACCCTGTAACAAATCCATATCCTTTTCGACAAATTCATCTTTCAGCTTCAACTAGTACAAGTAGGGCATTTTGTCGCCCATAAAGCAGTCATTCCGTACTTTTTTCAGCCACCACACAATCATCTGCAGATTCTTTAGAACTCAGGTCAGAACTCCAGTCCCCAAGATGAAATCTTAACTCTCCAACGTTTGCACAATGGGCATTCCAACAATGACTCTGATGATTCTTCCAGATGTTTTTCTCTGGGGAGTCTTTGAAGAATACTCATTATAAGCAGATGTTGGAAAGGTGTATTTTAATCTTACAAAACTGAAAGGGCTTTTTCTCCTATTAGTTTATTTGAAGCGCACAAAACTGGGTTTTTCTGTGACACTCAAATATAAGATCAGAGGTAAGCCTTTAAACTTGTGACAACTGTCAAGACCACGAATGCCTTTCATTCCACTGGAGTACTGAGTTCACATCAGAATGCTCTAAGAAATGTCAGGTTTCACTCACTGCAAGGTCAGATCCTCCAGAATTCAAAAGGAAAGATGCCCCTGGCATTTTAACCCTGCAACCCATCCCCGCCACTTATCCACTTCAAATAACTGCTGTGATTCTATGGTGTTAAATGACTCCATGTCTTACAAGCAAAGGTCTTAAGCTTGACCCTGGTTTTGCATCTCAGCAAGGTTATGagtaaaggaggaaaaacaaaattttctttgGAGAGCTGCTAAATTGTCAGAAACACTTGCTCAATGGAGGGGAGGGGTACTCCTCAGTCCAGTTTAAGATTAAAGGATCCTGGACCGTGACCTCTGGAGTCCAAAGGTCTAAACCAAACACGTAACAGAAAAAGACCTGGTCACAAGCAGCCTGTACTGCTGAGAACCTACTTGCATAAACACTGCAGCTGCATGGTTTGTGAGGGCAAACGAGGCATTTCTCAAGAACAGGCCTGTAGCCGTTTTAAACTGAGCTTCCTCAGCTCCATGACCAATGACACCCAGTAAAGCAAATCCTTTGCTAGAAACCAGGGATTGAGGGAGGACTCTAAAGTGGACATCTGAGAAATACATTTCCTCTATCAGCGATTGATTTCCAGCTTGTTAAAACAGATTCTTAGATGCTACCTCTGAAGATTCTACTTCAGAAGGTCTGAAATAgagccagtttcttttttttttttgggggggggtgttgttttgttttgttttgcaggggaggagggcttgaactcagggcctgggcactgtccttcaactTTTCActtaaagatagtgctctaccactttgagccacagctccacttccagttttctggtggtcaattggagatagtctctcacagactttcctgcctgagctggctttcaactgcgacCCTcaatacctcagcctcctgagtagctggaatgacaggcgtgagctgcgaGCCTAACAAGTCCTTAGGCCATGCTAAGGCTGCAGGTGCAGGAACCACTGGCCCAAGTTAAGAAAACGGCAGGTAGGGATCTCAGGGGTGAGGCTGTCTTTGAGACTTTGGTGTGGGGTGGAGGGaatgaaaataagagaaacaaaatctCAGTACTCAAACTTGTTTTCTTACTCATATATAGTCAAATTCATGGGGAAAGAAATGGAGTTAGAAAGGAAAAGCTCACCTAAGACCCCAGATCATTGAATCTCTGCCATCTTCAAGTGGCTTCTAAGCTATCCTGGGAGCACCCACCTaagcagaaagagagaagaaaacaggacTACCATGCCGGAAATTTTAACGGGGCAGATCTAGAGTCCCACAGTCATCTTCCAGTGCCCAGGGCTTGAGTCACATGACCTCGCACAGATGCACAGCCCTGAGCCAGCCATGTCTCAGCAACACCTCTCAAAAGGAAGCACCCATCCTTGCTACATATCTAGACATTTCTGCCACCAAGCCCTTCTCCCACTGCAGGGGTCGAGCCTCAAGCATGAGGGAAGCtcacattttaagaaaatgtaagTGCATAAACATCTTAGTTACTAAAATGAAGGGACACAATTAAAGTGGGCAAAGAATTATTACAAgagactgaaaggaaaaaaaaaaccttgagatTCACACCAAGATTCTCTGCAGGCTAtgaagaggttgagatatgagtcATAAGGAATGCTcggataaaaaaataaagttctagggctgggaatgtggcctagtggcaagagtgcttgcctcgtatacatgaagccctgggttcgattccctagcaccacatacatagaaaacggccagaagtggtgctgtggctcaagtagtagagtgctagccttgagcaaagagaagccagggacagtgctcaggccctgagttcaaggcccagaactggcaaaaaataaataaataaagttctacTGGGCTCCTCTCTCAATACGTCACACACTACTTTAGATATTAAGCGAAAATTTTAAACAAGTTGAAAAATCGCACAATTTCTCATATATTCAGCTTGATATCCTTTCTCATTCTTAAAGCAAACCAAAGAATTTACTTTCAAGGATGACAGTTTGCTATTACTGCTTCAAACTTTTATTGCAACTCCAAAAATAGGGCTCACCCACACAATGGTAAACAATTTGCTTTTCAAAGTGGTTACTTTTAATGTAGGTATGCTCACCCGTCTAGGCTCATTTTACAATACAATATAACCTATAGCATCTCTTAATTAAAaagttgaaagttaaaaaaatcccttcattacTCTTAGTTATATCTCTTTTTAAGACtatcaaagagaaaataaactccTGTCTGGCGCTAGGAAACCCCTTCACGGTCTTTCATTCATCTCATCGATCAGGACACACAAGGCAGCATCTTTCTCTATGATCTGGTCCCTCCTCTGTCCCGAGCTCTCTCTCTGCTGCTCACTCTGTCCGGTACAGTTGTTGCCGTCATCAGCATCCATCGGTTCCGTTTTCACTCTCATTCCTGCTTCCGTATGGGGCAGGTCATCAGGCAGAGAAGCCAAGCAGTTCTGGATCATCTCAATGACTCGTTCCAGGTGCTTCTGAAACCTCTCAGCCGTTTCAAGCCGTTGCCGTTTCTGGACCTCCATCATGACCCTCAGCGTCTCTCGTGCCTGGTGGGGTCGGTATTCGTTGATAAGGTGGTGCACGTGTACAAAAAGCAGCTTAAGGTCCTCTAGTTTCTCGTCTCGTTTGATGCTCCCAGGGCTCCTTATCAAGATGTCTAGAAGGTCCAGGAAGTTAATAAGGATGGACATGTTGAGTTTTCTCAGCTCCTTTTTGTGATCGAACTGCATAGGATGAAGCCGTTCGATGCCCTGGCTTTCCAAGGGGCGGATGATAAGGTCGTCGCACTGGAACTGGTTGCCAAACATCATATAGCTGTCTTTAATTGGAGGCGGAGGCTTGGGAGCCAAGCCTTCCTGAATATTTTCATCCGTGTATTCCTTGATGTACTGCATTGGGGGCGGTGGAAGCGCACTCACTTGTTGGGGTTCACCCATTGTGGGAAAATCAAGAACCTACAGAAACAGACTGAGATTCAGAGTAGAGCTGCAAAACGAACCTACTACCATCAGTGACTACAGACAGAATATGTTCATCTCCTGACAGTTTGAACCTTAGTTTCCAAAATTAAATCTTTACAACAGGGAAAGGGTTCAAAAAGTATCAACCATCCACCTGTTTTCCCTTTTGCTTTATTGGTGTCTCATCCTTTTACCCCTAAAATACTTCTGTGTGTATTTGTAAAACAAGACTATTATCCCAAAGATAAAGAGGAGGTAAACAGAATTGAAGCACATTATATATGATAATGGCATCATGAAACCCACCACTAAAAACTGTTTTAaaaggcaggaggagggagagggattaCAAAACTGAGAAGATAAATTTAATTAAAGCACTTTATATGTATTACAGAAACTTCAcaatgtaaaccctctgtacaattAACTGATgttgattataaaaaaaaaacaaaaacattaggtATAATAACAATAGAAGACACTAGGCATGGGCATCGTGAGTTCAACAAGGAACAATTCTGCCTACTACAAAATCTTGGAGGAGGGCCCAGAGCCTCAGACTTCAGTCCTGGCCAGCATTTTTATTCCAGCTTAATAAGATGACAGTCAGAAGACCCAGCCACTACACCATAAAAAACAACTGGATAGTTTTTGTTAAGATGCTAAATTTGTGTTTTTCTATGCAATAGAGAACGTACCCTCCAATGTTCTCCGACATTTGTCCCTCGTAAATAAATGTGACTGACACATAtgtaaaacaagcaaacacagacacagagacacaggcatAAACAGAGACATACAGACACCCATACACCCATACACCCCTCTctcagacacacagagaaaaccaCAAGAATAACCTGAGGCTTTGGTTAAGGTAACTTGGTGAGGCCTATTTTGAACTGGTGACCCTTTTCTAATCAAATAAAGTAATAAAGAGCACTccgaacaacaacaaacaatatTTTCTTATAACCACAACACCATTGCCAAAACATGACCATTAATACTGACCTGGTGCTTCgaaataaaatttgagacagCCCGGGTTTTAGTTCTCTGGTCTCCCTTAGAGGATGGGTGTCACTCAGGTTGCCATTTTCAGAAGGCCAACAATAGGAGGGAGTAGCATCTGTTTTCAACGTCACCTAAATTCTAGAAATGAAGAACCTGTTAAAATTCTAGAGTTAAAAGGGGATTGGGAAATTTCACTTTAGAAATGAAGACCCCCAAGTACTGGACCTATTAcggaaaaaacaaatttttttaattacttataatggtgatgtacagagggactacagACATGTGCACCAGGTaaggagttcatttctttttggacaacgtcaccgttttcctctctctctcccccagtcCTCTTTGGGCTGAACTTTCCACTTGTTAAGTGGCCAGAGGGGGCAGGTGACGTGACCAGGGCCACACAACTCGGGGAAGCAGCGGCGTGGGGTTTCGAACTCGCCGCTCGggcctcccggcctcccggcctcccgACCACCCGTCGGGCCCGCGGGCTCCGACCAGGCCGcgctggggggcggggtggggtggggagacacCCCTGGCCCGGCCACTCCGGGGGACCCGAGGGAGGAGGACGGGCCGGCCCCGGAGGTCGCACCTCTCCCCGCACGGAGGAGGCCGCGGGGGTGGGGACGAAGGGCAAGGGGAACCCGCACTCCGCGCCGCCGAACGGCCCACGGCCGCCCGCGACTCACCTCCGCTCCGTGTTCCCACAGCAGCGACTCGGACCGCCGCAGCCCACAGGCGACTTCCGGTCTCTCTCACCGGAAGGAGCTACGGACGCTACCTTTCCATTGGCTGCCGTGGCTGTCGTTTCGCCAAAGGCTCTCGTCCCGCCTTCCGCCCACTGCGCCTGCGCATGCCCGTGGGGGCGGGTTAGAAGCCTTCCGGCCCTGACGTGTGGTTGGTTCTTTGTGCTGTCAGTCTGAAGAGCGGCAGGTGGCTCTGTCCCGCCCGATTTTAACATAGGTAGGCATCCACTTGCCTTCTGTAAACGATTCGAATGCACGGGTAAGcaggtattttaaaaaattctactaaCACCAACCCCACCGTCAAAAACtatgtttaaaaaatgagattAGACTCTCTATGCTATTCgtgtgtatctatatataatgtacatagaATGATATGTAATtattatgtaatatgtaattGTTTTATGATATCAtgtagagctagtgctctaccacttgggccacaggctccacttccagcttttcagtggtttattggagataagagtctcatggactttcctgcccaggctggctttgaactggggtccttagagctcagcctccagaggagctagaattacaggtgagagaCACTGGTGGCTGGCCTttagattattaaaaataaatattaattttatatgaaatattgTGAACGTGATTGGGAGTCACTAATATATTctgaatttctattttcttcattatccacttatttttattttcacttgggAACTCAGATGCCTATTATTAGTGCATTAAAGCCACAAATTACCAAGTGGGGGAAAATGGGTGAAAATCAActgtctcaggctgggaatatggcctagtggcaagagagcctgcctcgtatacatgaagccctgggttcaattccccagcacatatatggaaaacggccagaagtagcgctgtggctcaagtggcagagtgctagccttgagcaaaaggaagccagggacagtgctcaggccctgagtccaaggcccaagactggcaaaaaaaaaaaaaagaaagaaaatcaactttctctctctctctctctctctctctctctctctctctctctctctctctctctctctctctctctctctctctctctctctctctctcccacccccccccctttttgtggtgctaggataAATATTTCTGTTGGAGCTTATTATCACCAGAAGTACAACAAATTCTAAATTCCTAGACGTTTTCTAGAAGCATGTTGCACTTTAAAAAGATAAGTTTGCCCGGTGCTGATGGatcactaatcctagctactcaggaggctgagacctgaggattgcagttcaaagccaaacccggcaggaaagtccattagactcttacctccaactaaccaccagaaaactgaaaatggcactgtggctcaaagtgatagagcacttgccttgagtgaaagaactcagagacagtgcctagaccctgagttcaagccccacaacccaacaacaacaacaataacaaaattgtTATTACagtgggccacaactccacttctggcattctggtagttaattagaagtaagagtctcatggtctttcttatctgggctggcatcaaaccccaattctcagatctcaatctcctgagctaAAGTTAcagtaaaccaccagtgcctggcttctccaTTTTTAAATCCGCTTATTTGTTTTCTCACTATCATAAGGAAACATacagaaaccacacacacacacacacacacacacacacactcagaatgttgcacaaatattttctcccaactTATGGCCCAAGTTTTTGTTAACATACAGTGTCTTTTAAACAGCAGAGGATTTTAATTTCAATTAagtcagtctggggcttgaactcagcatctcaaAATcttgctccactttttttttttttttttttttgctcagggccagtgctataccacttaagccacacctccatttcttttttttttttttttttttgccagtcctgtccctggcttctctttgctcaaggctagcactctgccacttgagccacagcgccacttctggccattttctatctatgtggtgctggagaatcaaacccagggcttcatgtatacgaggcaagcactcttgccactaggccacattcccaccccccctccatttcttcttttgttgctagttaattagaaataagaacatctcaggtttgtctgcctgggctagctttgaacctggatccatggatctcagcctcctgcctctgaagctaggattacaggtgtgactagTAGCCGCCAGACCTGTTACCTGTTTTCTCTCATGGTTTATGCTTTTGTGTCCTTTCAAGAATACTCCCctaatacaatagctcaaaagctatgtatggggctgggaatgtggcctagtggcaagagagcttgccttgtatatatgaagccctgggtccgattccccagcacccacatatatagaaaacggccagaagtggcgctgtggctcaagtggcagagtgctagccttgagcaaaaagaagccagggacagtgctcaggccctgagtccaaggcccaggactggcaaaaaaaaaaaaaaaaagctaggtatgtacgttcatataagactactgtcgacatattgtctaatatcgacattacatttaaagccctaggcgaattttcttgggcctggccacgtggctactgtatatgttcttgatacattgtatattgtatctatgtctacctgacctagagaagggaaagaaaaacagggcgtaagatatcacaagaaatgtacacactgccctactatttaactgtaccctttttgcacaacaccttgtcaaaaaaaatttgtgttcaataaataaattaattaaaataaaataaaaaagaatactcCCCTAAACAAAGGTCAtaagacatttttttctgtctttttctctagaAAGTTTGTCATTTTAAGCTTTGTGTTCCcattttggaattcttttttgcGTGTAGTTCAAGGTAAAGGTTGAAGTTCCCgggttgttggtggtgatggtgatgtttgtttgcttgcttgcttgcttgcttgcttggcacaGAAGCTTAATCCTTCCAGTACTCTGGTGGTTTTTGTCGGTCTTTCTGTCATTACAGGCCGACTGCAATAATAATCTCTGAACTCTTGTCAGTCGGAAACATTGTATCTCTGGCTTGTGGATCACTCCAAGAAGAACTAGAAGCTGGCAAGTTAAActgcacacctccagccctgcttcgcCCCCTTGGGTGATATTCATCAACTTACCTCTATTATTGAAATGATGCATTGCAGGTGGAGACCACTGCCCTCCTGCATTTCCCGCGTTGCCCAGTACCTTATTCTTACCAGCAGAGGGCGGCAGTAAGCCCGGCATTTGGGAACCACTGCATAGTGGAGACAAAGCCTTTCCAAACAGATTTATTTCCCACATATGGGGCCTGGTAGAGGGATATTGTTAGTTATCTTATGCAGGCTGAAGAACTTAAAATGCCTATCCAATCATACACAGAGGCAAGACCATCATTTTGAGGAGTTTG is part of the Perognathus longimembris pacificus isolate PPM17 chromosome 25, ASM2315922v1, whole genome shotgun sequence genome and harbors:
- the Med7 gene encoding mediator of RNA polymerase II transcription subunit 7, producing MGEPQQVSALPPPPMQYIKEYTDENIQEGLAPKPPPPIKDSYMMFGNQFQCDDLIIRPLESQGIERLHPMQFDHKKELRKLNMSILINFLDLLDILIRSPGSIKRDEKLEDLKLLFVHVHHLINEYRPHQARETLRVMMEVQKRQRLETAERFQKHLERVIEMIQNCLASLPDDLPHTEAGMRVKTEPMDADDGNNCTGQSEQQRESSGQRRDQIIEKDAALCVLIDEMNERP